A window of the Vanessa cardui chromosome 12, ilVanCard2.1, whole genome shotgun sequence genome harbors these coding sequences:
- the LOC124534413 gene encoding uncharacterized protein LOC124534413 isoform X2 — protein MSFELGEPKQAEESMYFERKAPPDRTEEYPNEMVAHKDLFETISEAHYLPELGGPHDETLLESLVEKGCEDNQILGQALDKLAHLVHGSGEYTEEEEHMLLSNEPVSDIINRLEQTLESPGHSSITAAQGLLHLHHIGDHLAQADHRQTVEPDYMTEEVFAPDNAESAMETLAAASEMQEVNEINHIDYDDNTEKRLENEVEVNDTVYTEHMPGSHETFSDDKTYDETQMHSLPDQSEINMTSETPNEEPSMDCIQHLEHVHAQEDEHIERCQEEDVKQEMPALPENDDVDFIKEDNDESMVNEEMVPTDLSIKNMNKATTPHIHASDMETSNLEDNLSVKSDEQPKDLTVHRRLPTPHASPRRTDIPRAPSRESDAMQSPQPSGIPAVPSSPEIFTMPMTKSKQTLFLETLLSSPSPKMYTSEVTITKQQCEPLNLGKHRKSASPTVSSCSDEMRKLNKEFGEPQEKKLRRESSEDLAKISKVFNKCSEEQLAKKSDKHVNKPSDEMTPLKQLHILKSNPEHNLPDPILVPKNKLNKILAAPGTEIPALLIQRPELRLPEAFSYPAVLQDPDIIVISLAQLENIIINDEKNLISRKEKESKPSSSSKSSTNTEQPSTPQPDQPRPIPSMDALAGEIDAATSAALNQMLWLPYLSQLEAMAACSQNMDFLKALNSSGYTGPNYPDLSQMFNPSSRFMGQGGFPMMPPMDYDNRLQFAMWQEAMSHANASTSQRPKSGSVADQMKELPKSSDVQNPYVHSTKNHQSKTHSSARTSPIAHNYNNQRSVAHNPFLQGMYPGMNANIRPNMPLPGLQIPYFNPQMMGNQRSPRTQQQKSPSSPYYPNNNYLQSAKQSESQSQQRSSTSQESPRPRISVKSLHNLLEPSAAAASGVASTRRTSTTPTSAMGRRRDEPEVGSTTPLGEPPPHMPPHPHDPSSFHLWHPLFAKKATTAHGVGRR, from the coding sequence ATGTCTTTCGAACTCGGCGAGCCCAAGCAAGCGGAAGAGTCCATGTACTTTGAACGGAAAGCGCCCCCCGACCGTACGGAAGAGTATCCGAATGAAATGGTCGCGCACAAAGATCTGTTCGAGACTATAAGTGAAGCTCATTATCTACCGGAGCTTGGAGGTCCACACGATGAGACATTGCTAGAATCCTTAGTTGAAAAAGGCTGCGAAGATAACCAAATACTCGGCCAAGCGCTCGATAAACTCGCGCATTTGGTACACGGATCTGGCGAATATACAGAAGAGGAAGAGCACATGCTATTGAGTAACGAACCCGTTTCTGATATTATAAACCGATTAGAACAAACGCTTGAATCGCCAGGTCATAGCAGTATTACAGCAGCGCAAGGGCTGCTCCATCTGCATCATATAGGAGACCATCTAGCCCAAGCAGATCACAGACAAACTGTAGAGCCTGACTATATGACGGAAGAAGTGTTTGCCCCAGATAATGCGGAGAGTGCAATGGAAACTTTAGCAGCTGCTTCTGAAATGCAGGAAGTTAATGAAATTAACCATATAGATTACGATGATAATACGGAAAAGAGACTAGAAAATGAAGTCGAAGTTAATGACACAGTGTACACAGAACATATGCCCGGTTCACATGAAACATTTTCGGATGATAAGACGTACGACGAAACTCAAATGCATTCGTTGCCCGATCAGAGTGAAATTAACATGACCAGTGAAACTCCAAATGAAGAACCGTCTATGGACTGCATACAACATTTAGAACATGTACACGCTCAAGAGGATGAGCACATAGAGAGATGTCAAGAGGAAGATGTCAAACAAGAAATGCCAGCACTACCCGAAAACGATGatgttgattttataaaagaagACAATGATGAATCGATGGTGAATGAAGAAATGGTACCTACAgatttaagcataaaaaatatgaataaagctACGACCCCTCATATACACGCCAGTGATATGGAAACTTCAAACCTTGAAGATAATCTATCGGTTAAAAGCGACGAGCAGCCAAAAGATCTAACTGTACATAGACGGCTGCCTACTCCGCATGCGTCGCCTCGAAGGACAGACATACCTCGAGCGCCATCAAGGGAGTCAGATGCAATGCAATCGCCACAGCCTAGCGGAATACCAGCCGTGCCATCATCACCCGAAATATTTACAATGCCAATGACAAAAAGTAAACAAACTTTGTTTTTGGAAACTCTTCTTTCATCACCATCTCCTAAAATGTATACGTCGGAAGTAACGATAACTAAACAGCAATGTGAACCGTTGAATTTGGGGAAACATAGAAAATCAGCCAGTCCGACTGTATCTAGTTGTTCTGATGAAatgagaaaattaaataaagaatttggtGAGCCCCAGGAAAAGAAGTTGCGACGCGAATCATCAGAAGACTTGGCAAAAATtagtaaagtttttaataagtgTAGTGAAGAACAACTTGCCAAAAAATCCGATAAACATGTTAATAAGCCCAGTGACGAAATGACTCCATTAAAacaattgcatattttaaaatcaaatccgGAGCATAATTTACCGGATCCTATATTAGTTCCTaagaataagttaaataaaattctcgCGGCACCCGGCACAGAAATACCGGCTTTACTAATACAAAGACCGGAATTGAGACTCCCAGAGGCGTTTTCATATCCGGCTGTGTTACAAGATCCTGATATTATTGTCATATCATTAGCGCAACtagaaaacattataataaatgatgaaaaaaatcttatatcgagGAAAGAGAAGGAATCAAAACCAAGTTCGTCGTCGAAGAGTTCTACGAATACAGAACAACCGAGCACCCCTCAGCCGGACCAACCGAGGCCGATACCTTCGATGGACGCTCTCGCCGGCGAAATCGATGCTGCGACATCTGCTGCTTTAAATCAAATGCTGTGGTTACCGTACCTTAGTCAGTTGGAGGCGATGGCGGCATGTTCACAAAACATGGACTTCTTAAAAGCCTTAAATTCATCCGGTTACACGGGACCTAATTACCCTGACCTCTCGCAAATGTTTAATCCGTCATCGCGTTTTATGGGTCAAGGAGGATTTCCTATGATGCCCCCGATGGATTACGATAATCGGCTTCAATTCGCGATGTGGCAAGAAGCTATGTCACACGCGAACGCTTCAACATCGCAGAGGCCAAAGTCGGGATCCGTGGCGGATCAAATGAAAGAATTGCCAAAATCGAGTGACGTTCAAAACCCATACGTACACTCGACTAAAAACCATCAAAGCAAAACTCATTCGTCAGCTAGAACGAGTCCGATCGCGCACAATTATAACAATCAGCGCTCGGTGGCGCACAATCCATTCTTACAGGGTATGTATCCGGGTATGAATGCAAACATCAGGCCGAATATGCCTTTGCCGGGGTTGCAAATACCATACTTTAACCCTCAAATGATGGGGAATCAAAGATCGCCGCGAACGCAGCAACAAAAAAGCCCCAGTTCACCATATTATCCCAATAATAACTATCTGCAATCGGCGAAGCAATCGGAATCGCAAAGTCAGCAAAGGAGCTCGACGTCGCAGGAATCTCCGCGACCCAGGATTAGTGTGAAATCGCTGCACAATTTGCTGGAGCCATCCGCAGCTGCTGCTTCAGGAGTGGCTTCTACGAGGCGCACGTCGACGACGCCTACATCCGCGATGGGTCGACGGCGAGATGAACCTGAGGTTGGGAGCACCACTCCGCTGGGAGAGCCGCCACCGCACATGCCGCCTCACCCGCACGACCCATCCTCGTTCCACTTATGGCATCCATTGTTTG
- the LOC124534413 gene encoding uncharacterized protein LOC124534413 isoform X1 — MSFELGEPKQAEESMYFERKAPPDRTEEYPNEMVAHKDLFETISEAHYLPELGGPHDETLLESLVEKGCEDNQILGQALDKLAHLVHGSGEYTEEEEHMLLSNEPVSDIINRLEQTLESPGHSSITAAQGLLHLHHIGDHLAQADHRQTVEPDYMTEEVFAPDNAESAMETLAAASEMQEVNEINHIDYDDNTEKRLENEVEVNDTVYTEHMPGSHETFSDDKTYDETQMHSLPDQSEINMTSETPNEEPSMDCIQHLEHVHAQEDEHIERCQEEDVKQEMPALPENDDVDFIKEDNDESMVNEEMVPTDLSIKNMNKATTPHIHASDMETSNLEDNLSVKSDEQPKDLTVHRRLPTPHASPRRTDIPRAPSRESDAMQSPQPSGIPAVPSSPEIFTMPMTKSKQTLFLETLLSSPSPKMYTSEVTITKQQCEPLNLGKHRKSASPTVSSCSDEMRKLNKEFGEPQEKKLRRESSEDLAKISKVFNKCSEEQLAKKSDKHVNKPSDEMTPLKQLHILKSNPEHNLPDPILVPKNKLNKILAAPGTEIPALLIQRPELRLPEAFSYPAVLQDPDIIVISLAQLENIIINDEKNLISRKEKESKPSSSSKSSTNTEQPSTPQPDQPRPIPSMDALAGEIDAATSAALNQMLWLPYLSQLEAMAACSQNMDFLKALNSSGYTGPNYPDLSQMFNPSSRFMGQGGFPMMPPMDYDNRLQFAMWQEAMSHANASTSQRPKSGSVADQMKELPKSSDVQNPYVHSTKNHQSKTHSSARTSPIAHNYNNQRSVAHNPFLQGMYPGMNANIRPNMPLPGLQIPYFNPQMMGNQRSPRTQQQKSPSSPYYPNNNYLQSAKQSESQSQQRSSTSQESPRPRISVKSLHNLLEPSAAAASGVASTRRTSTTPTSAMGRRRDEPEVGSTTPLGEPPPHMPPHPHDPSSFHLWHPLFGNQKSYNSPWSWTTVTATGD; from the coding sequence ATGTCTTTCGAACTCGGCGAGCCCAAGCAAGCGGAAGAGTCCATGTACTTTGAACGGAAAGCGCCCCCCGACCGTACGGAAGAGTATCCGAATGAAATGGTCGCGCACAAAGATCTGTTCGAGACTATAAGTGAAGCTCATTATCTACCGGAGCTTGGAGGTCCACACGATGAGACATTGCTAGAATCCTTAGTTGAAAAAGGCTGCGAAGATAACCAAATACTCGGCCAAGCGCTCGATAAACTCGCGCATTTGGTACACGGATCTGGCGAATATACAGAAGAGGAAGAGCACATGCTATTGAGTAACGAACCCGTTTCTGATATTATAAACCGATTAGAACAAACGCTTGAATCGCCAGGTCATAGCAGTATTACAGCAGCGCAAGGGCTGCTCCATCTGCATCATATAGGAGACCATCTAGCCCAAGCAGATCACAGACAAACTGTAGAGCCTGACTATATGACGGAAGAAGTGTTTGCCCCAGATAATGCGGAGAGTGCAATGGAAACTTTAGCAGCTGCTTCTGAAATGCAGGAAGTTAATGAAATTAACCATATAGATTACGATGATAATACGGAAAAGAGACTAGAAAATGAAGTCGAAGTTAATGACACAGTGTACACAGAACATATGCCCGGTTCACATGAAACATTTTCGGATGATAAGACGTACGACGAAACTCAAATGCATTCGTTGCCCGATCAGAGTGAAATTAACATGACCAGTGAAACTCCAAATGAAGAACCGTCTATGGACTGCATACAACATTTAGAACATGTACACGCTCAAGAGGATGAGCACATAGAGAGATGTCAAGAGGAAGATGTCAAACAAGAAATGCCAGCACTACCCGAAAACGATGatgttgattttataaaagaagACAATGATGAATCGATGGTGAATGAAGAAATGGTACCTACAgatttaagcataaaaaatatgaataaagctACGACCCCTCATATACACGCCAGTGATATGGAAACTTCAAACCTTGAAGATAATCTATCGGTTAAAAGCGACGAGCAGCCAAAAGATCTAACTGTACATAGACGGCTGCCTACTCCGCATGCGTCGCCTCGAAGGACAGACATACCTCGAGCGCCATCAAGGGAGTCAGATGCAATGCAATCGCCACAGCCTAGCGGAATACCAGCCGTGCCATCATCACCCGAAATATTTACAATGCCAATGACAAAAAGTAAACAAACTTTGTTTTTGGAAACTCTTCTTTCATCACCATCTCCTAAAATGTATACGTCGGAAGTAACGATAACTAAACAGCAATGTGAACCGTTGAATTTGGGGAAACATAGAAAATCAGCCAGTCCGACTGTATCTAGTTGTTCTGATGAAatgagaaaattaaataaagaatttggtGAGCCCCAGGAAAAGAAGTTGCGACGCGAATCATCAGAAGACTTGGCAAAAATtagtaaagtttttaataagtgTAGTGAAGAACAACTTGCCAAAAAATCCGATAAACATGTTAATAAGCCCAGTGACGAAATGACTCCATTAAAacaattgcatattttaaaatcaaatccgGAGCATAATTTACCGGATCCTATATTAGTTCCTaagaataagttaaataaaattctcgCGGCACCCGGCACAGAAATACCGGCTTTACTAATACAAAGACCGGAATTGAGACTCCCAGAGGCGTTTTCATATCCGGCTGTGTTACAAGATCCTGATATTATTGTCATATCATTAGCGCAACtagaaaacattataataaatgatgaaaaaaatcttatatcgagGAAAGAGAAGGAATCAAAACCAAGTTCGTCGTCGAAGAGTTCTACGAATACAGAACAACCGAGCACCCCTCAGCCGGACCAACCGAGGCCGATACCTTCGATGGACGCTCTCGCCGGCGAAATCGATGCTGCGACATCTGCTGCTTTAAATCAAATGCTGTGGTTACCGTACCTTAGTCAGTTGGAGGCGATGGCGGCATGTTCACAAAACATGGACTTCTTAAAAGCCTTAAATTCATCCGGTTACACGGGACCTAATTACCCTGACCTCTCGCAAATGTTTAATCCGTCATCGCGTTTTATGGGTCAAGGAGGATTTCCTATGATGCCCCCGATGGATTACGATAATCGGCTTCAATTCGCGATGTGGCAAGAAGCTATGTCACACGCGAACGCTTCAACATCGCAGAGGCCAAAGTCGGGATCCGTGGCGGATCAAATGAAAGAATTGCCAAAATCGAGTGACGTTCAAAACCCATACGTACACTCGACTAAAAACCATCAAAGCAAAACTCATTCGTCAGCTAGAACGAGTCCGATCGCGCACAATTATAACAATCAGCGCTCGGTGGCGCACAATCCATTCTTACAGGGTATGTATCCGGGTATGAATGCAAACATCAGGCCGAATATGCCTTTGCCGGGGTTGCAAATACCATACTTTAACCCTCAAATGATGGGGAATCAAAGATCGCCGCGAACGCAGCAACAAAAAAGCCCCAGTTCACCATATTATCCCAATAATAACTATCTGCAATCGGCGAAGCAATCGGAATCGCAAAGTCAGCAAAGGAGCTCGACGTCGCAGGAATCTCCGCGACCCAGGATTAGTGTGAAATCGCTGCACAATTTGCTGGAGCCATCCGCAGCTGCTGCTTCAGGAGTGGCTTCTACGAGGCGCACGTCGACGACGCCTACATCCGCGATGGGTCGACGGCGAGATGAACCTGAGGTTGGGAGCACCACTCCGCTGGGAGAGCCGCCACCGCACATGCCGCCTCACCCGCACGACCCATCCTCGTTCCACTTATGGCATCCATTGTTTGGCAA